The Fusarium keratoplasticum isolate Fu6.1 chromosome 8, whole genome shotgun sequence genome includes a region encoding these proteins:
- a CDS encoding CRAL-TRIO domain-containing protein: MTDHDANGAPAARVKSSASTIGDHVYPHGHLGHLNPGQEEAFVQFKKVLEERGLLKRGPPASHDDPLLLRYLRARRWVVEDAYQQFKDTEEWRKANDLDVLYNTIDLDAYEQSRRLYPQWTGRRDRRGIPVYVFEVKTLDNKTVHEYEKVGASTTFSQAKADGKTPSGLLRLFALYENLTRFNMPFCTQLHDREHPEVPITLSTNIVDISGVGLKQFWNLKQHMQAASQLATAHYPETLDRIFIIGAPVFFSTVWGWIKRWFDPITVSKIFILGNHEVKSVLEQYIEPRNIPKKYGGELDYTFGQLSIPDPHWDGIVKWENGYKGFPSGPLLWEDIEGDRLACVARGYKGGQPRNERVCTIPKTFSVAPVEAKTNGVNGVSTGTDAHDHDIAEGTQTTRVETHDDGVQTDDALMNDVQEKLKIQDDKPAAAQTTTA; encoded by the exons ATGACCGACCATGATGCTAACGGAGCTCCGGCCGCCCGCGTCAAGTCTTCCGCTTCGACCATCGGTGATCATGTTTATCCCCATGGTCACCTTGGACACCTGAACCCAGGCCAGGAGGAAGCCTTTGTTCAATTCAAAaaggtcctcgaggagcgGGGCCTGCTGAAACGCGGCCCTCCTGCTTCTCACGACGACCCTCTGTTGCT GCGGTATCTGCGCGCGCGACGATGGGTGGTTGAGGATGCCTACCAGCAATTCAAGGACACGGAGGAATGGCGCAAGGCCAATGACCTTGATGTGCTTTACAACACCATTGACCTCGACGCCTACGAGCAGAGTCGTCGTCTG TACCCCCAATGGACAGGCCGTCGCGATCGTCGCGGAATCCCCGTCTACGTCTTCGAGGTGAAGACTCTCGACAACAAGACCGTCCACGAGTACGAAAAGGTCGGCGCTTCCACCACCTTCTcccaggccaaggccgatggCAAGACTCCTTCTGGTCTGTTACGCCTGTTTGCGCTATACGAGAACCTGACCCGGTTCAACATGCCCTTCTGCACCCAGCTGCACGACCGTGAACACCCCGAGGTGCCCATCACGCTGAGCACCAACATTGTCGACATTTCGGGAGTCGGGCTCAAGCAGTTCTGGAACCTGAAGCAGCATATGCAGGCTGCGTCGCAACTCGCCACGGCGCACTACCCCGAGACGCTGGATCGCATCTTCATCATTGGCGcacccgtcttcttcagcacTGTCTGGGGCTGGATCAAGCGCTGGTTCGACCCCATCACCGTCTCCAAGATCTTTATCCTGGGCAACCATGAAGTAAAGTCTGTCCTTGAGCAGTACATCGAGCCTCGAAACATTCCTAAGAAGTACGGTGGCGAGCTCGACTACACTTTTGGACAGCTGAGCATTCCTGACCCGCACTGGGATGGCATTGTGAAGTGGGAGAATGGTTACAAGGGCTTCCCCAGTGGGCCGCTCTTGTGGGAGGACATCGAAGGCGACAGGTTGGCTTGTGTCGCCCGAGGATATAAGGGTGGCCAGCCCCGGAATGAGAGAGTCTGCACTATCCCCAAGACCTTTAGTGTCGCGCCCGtggaggccaagaccaatGGCGTCAATGGCGTCAGCACTGGAACAGACGCTCATGACCATGACATCGCAGAAGGAACGCAAACCACAAGAGTCGAGACCCACGACGACGGCGTCCAAACCGACGACGCCCTCATGAACGACgtccaggagaagctcaagatccagGACGACAAGCCTGCCGCTGCGCAGACAACCACGGCATAA
- a CDS encoding Zn(2)-C6 fungal-type domain-containing protein, whose amino-acid sequence MAKRSWSDSNGPAPPGAADANATPAVPVTPARSNGNSNGTRQSGNRQSISGLISNDLPIPQISRKIKACAACRKHKIKCLMDESGPPCRRCSERNLGCVLSKSLQTIIDEKSQFSEAVVQDLEQIHSALRQVMTKLSLPELPPLQSANSRDTEGTPPKEDNPANATNRLSASQEEHHGPSCDNSPKATPEDEGLPYVPIHSLYTLTKLSALRSPDNSEAQRGRAIDDFIARGALALSDAESLFALYRDRLDRYMYGIGCRYMTLDELRRKSPILSAATLTVAALHDPKADGIYGICSSEFRRLMEKSMFERRIDRDYLRAMCVASYWLSDLSWMLSGYAIRRAAECNLHNSYNQAIKEQSQEAADCARLWYILYICDQHLATLYGRPSIVQEDSSIQGWENFLESPVATEEDKRLTGQVALVSILRNIRELFGTDKGERISRVYLSHISQFRRQLDQWYDRWLKELPEQWPQIGSFPRKGTILHYNFAQIHLYSHIFRGLASDDPIPHYFLDCASKAVTAATAIIDLIITDPDVAVGIVGMPSYMLSMTAFACMFLIKVALKYGGDLIERQRVHDLTTSLVHRFRSLNAGKWHLANLMAGGLERMTGTLNSVAPGQVGQAPNGVVVGNGINENIDLSNQMPPGDRPFTDIDGDMFFDYDMSFGLSPVFRFDPSMFTMDASGQSLPTYPEADYGMRPLP is encoded by the exons ATGGCGAAACGATCCTGGTCAGACTCCAACGGGCCAGCTCCTCCTGGGGCGGCCGATGCGAATGCGACACCAGCCGTG CCTGTAACGCCTGCGCGCTCCAATGGAAACAGCAACGGCACGCGACAGAGTGGAAATCGACAGAGCATCAGTGGTCTCATATCCAATGATCTCCCCATCCCTCAGATCTCtcgcaagatcaaggcctgCGCAGCATGTCGAAAACACAAG ATCAAGTGTTTGATGGATGAGAGTGGTCCACCGTGTCGGAGATGTTCTGAGCGAAATTTGGGGTGTGTCTTGAGCAAGAGCTTGCAGACCATCATTGATGAGAAGTCACA ATTCTCTGAAGCAGTGGTCCAAGATCTTGAGCAGATACATTCCGCTCTCAGGCAGGTCATGACGAAACTGAGTCTTCCCGAACTTCCCCCATTGCAGAGCGCCAATTCCCGAGATACAGAGGGAACACCTCCCAAGGAAGACAATCCCGCTAATGCGACAAACCGCCTCTCCGCCTCTCAAGAAGAGCATCATGGCCCTTCGTGCGACAATTCCCCAAAGGCGACCCCTGAAGACGAAGGCCTTCCATATGTGCCTATTCACTCTCTATATACTCTCACCAAACTCAGTGCTCTGCGTTCACCGGATAACTCAGAAGCTCAACGAGGTCGTGCCATTGACGACTTCATTGCCCGTGGAGCACTGGCCTTGTCTGACGCGGAGAGCCTGTTTGCTCTATACCGCGATCGCCTTGATCGATATATGTACGGCATTGGCTGTCGGTACATGACACTGGACGAGCTCAGGCGGAAGAGTCCGATTTTATCAGCCGCAACCTTGACTGTAGCTGCGCTCCACGACCCCAAGGCTGATGGCATTTACGGCATCTGCAGCAGCGAATTCCGCCGACTGATGGAGAAGTCTATGTTTGAGCGGCGCATTGACCGCGACTATCTACGGGCCATGTGTGTAGCCTCTTATTGGCTCAGTGACCTTTCGTGGATGCTCTCAGGATACGCGATTCGACGTGCTGCGGAGTGCAATCTACATAACAGCTATAAtcaggccatcaaggagcagAGCCAGGAGGCGGCAGATTGTGCACGGTTATGGTACATTCTTTACATCTGCGACCAACACCTTGCGACTCTCTACGGGCGACCATCTATTGTCCAGGAGGACTCGTCTATCCAGGGATGGGAGAACTTTCTTGAGTCTCCCGTGGCTACCGAGGAGGATAAGCGTCTTACTGGACAGGTGGCCTTGGTTAGCATTCTACGAAATATTCGAGAGCTCTTTGGTACCGACAAGGGAGAGCGTATTTCGAGGGTTTACCTTAGCCACATATCACAGTTCCGGCGACAGTTGGATCAATGGTATGATCGGTGGCTGAAGGAGCTACCAG AACAATGGCCTCAAATCGGATCGTTCCCGCGAAAGGGCACCATCCTTCACTACAACTTTGCCCAGATTCACCTCTACTCACACATTTTTCGTGGGCTCGCCAGCGACGACCCGATTCCTCATTACTTCCTCGACTGCGCGTCCAAAGCAGTCACAGCCGCAACCGCTATTATcgatctcatcatcaccgaccCCGATGTGGCTGTAGGAATCGTGGGAATGCCCTCGTATATGCTCTCCATGACGGCGTTTGCCTGCATGTTCCTTATCAAGGTTGCCCTCAAATATGGCGGGGATCTTATCGAGCGTCAGAGAGTGCATGACTTGACCACTAGCCTGGTACATCGATTCCGATCTCTCAACGCTGGAAAGTGGCATCTCGCGAACCTCATGGCTGGCGGCTTGGAGCGGATGACGGGGACGCTCAACTCGGTTGCGCCAGGGCAAGTCGGTCAAGCACCCAACGGTGTTGTTGTCGGGAACGGTATCAACGAGAATATCGATCTTTCCAACCAGATGCCGCCGGGAGATCGTCCGTTCACCGACATAGACGGTGACATGTTCTTCGACTATGACATGAGTTTCGGTCTCTCGCCCGTGTTCCGGTTCGATCCAAGCATGTTCACCATGGACGCGTCAGGACAGTCGCTGCCAACATATCCAGAGGCGGACTATGGCATGAGGCCGCTGCCTTGA
- a CDS encoding Carboxylic ester hydrolase codes for MVIFSAIFLALTLLLSFVHAADPVVDLQYSKYRGKELGNGVTQWLGMRYASPPLKDLRFKPPKDPLSTRTVQDAGDFGLKCIGTKTKAENIGKTDSEDCLFINVFAPSNASSKDKLPVFFFIQGGGFNSNSNPIVNSTGLIKAGDMDMVVVTLNYRVGVYGFLNDGDQVTPNIGLLDQRKGLEWVQRHISKFGGDPDHVVLGGDSAGAASISLHLSAFGGKDEGLFHAVAAESVSFATMLTVKESFYQYENLTKKLNCTGKDKLACLRSKTVKEIQKVNSNIPYPGGSQAPLFMWTPTIDGDLIPDLTYKLFEDGKFIKVPAIVGDDTNGGTIFAPKAASTRAQGEEFLKAQFPYLTADQLSKIGDLYPNQNKTCPNAGCYWRQISDVYGQMRYMCPGIYISNALTRYDMPKSWNYLYNVEDPDAMEQGLGVPHTVEVHAIFGPRLGGANPPASYLKGKKNAPVIPVIQGYWSSFIRSYDPNKYRHEGSAKWEAWTDKRKQRIVFETGGGTRMEKLSRDMQKKCAYLSSIGPDIRQ; via the exons ATGGTGATCTTCTCTGCTAttttcttggccttgacgctACTGTTGTCTTTTGTTCATGCAGCCGACCCTGTAGTCGACCTCCAATACAGCAAATACAGAGGAAAGGAGCTCGGAAATGGTGTCACACAATGGCTAGGCATGCGATACGCATCACCGCCTCTCAAGGACCTTAGGTTCAAGCCCCCAAAAGATCCTCTTTCGACTCGTACTGTCCAGGATGCAGGCGAT TTCGGTCTAAAATGTATCGGGACAAAGACCAAAGCAGAAAATATCGGCAAGACAGACTCTGAGGACTGCCTCTTCATCAATGTCTTTGCCCCATCGAATGCCTCCAGCAAGGATAAACTCccagtcttcttcttcatccaagGCGGGGgcttcaactccaactcgAACCCCATCGTCAACAGCACTGGACtcatcaaggctggagaTATGGACATGGTGGTTGTGACTCTCAACTATCGCGTCGGCGTATATGGGTTTCTCAACGATGGCGACCAAGTGACACCCAACATCGGCCTCTTAGACCAACGTAAGGGTCTCGAATGGGTTCAACGACACATCTCCAAGTTTGGCGGTGACCCTGACCACGTTGTTTTAGGCGGCGACTCAGCTGGTGCTGCGAGTATTAGCCTTCATCTCAGTGCCTTTGGAGGAAAGGACGAAGGGCTTTTTCATGCGGTCGCAGCAGAGTCGGTCTCCTTTGCCACGATGCTGACAGTCAAGGAATCCTTTTACCAATACGAGAAtctcaccaagaagctcaactgTACCGGCAAAGACAAGTTGGCATGTCTTCGGTCAAAGACAGTCAAAGAGATACAAAAAGTCAACTCCAACATCCCCTATCCTGGAGGCTCTCAGGCGCCTCTCTTCATGTGGACACCCACCATCGATGGAGATTTAATCCCCGACCTTACATACAAGCTCTTCGAGGATGGCAAGTTCATCAAGGTCCCCGCTATTGTGGGCGATGATACAAATGGCGGTACCATTTTCGCTCCCAAGGCAGCTTCAACGCGAGCGCAGGGCGAAGAATTCCTCAAGGCGCAGTTCCCTTACTTGACGGCAGATCAACTGAGCAAGATTGGTGATTTGTATCCGAACCAGAACAAAACTTGTCCCAATGCCGGTTGTTACTGGAGACAGATCAGCGATGTATACGGGCAGATGAGATACATGTGCCCAGGCATATACATCTCGAATGCCTTGACTCGCTACGACATGCCGAAATCGTGGAACTACCTATACAACGTCGAGGATCCAGATGCAATGGAACAAGGCCTCGGAGTCCCTCACACAGTCGAAGTACACGCCATATTCGGTCCCAGGCTTGGAGGGGCCAACCCGCCAGCCAGTTacctcaagggcaagaagaatgCACCAGTGATACCGGTGATTCAGGGCTACTGGTCAAGCTTCATTCGTTCATATGACCCAAACAAGTATCGCCATGAGGGTTCAGCCAAGTGGGAGGCCTGGACAGACAAGAGGAAGCAGCGCATCGTGTTTGAGACGGGTGGGGggacgaggatggagaagttGAGTCGAGATATGCAGAAAAAGTGTGCGTATCTCTCATCCATCGGTCCTGACATTAGACAATGA
- a CDS encoding FMN hydroxy acid dehydrogenase domain-containing protein, translated as MSDLAAMESETPNIPPPRVVELAPDVPKLEEILSANDFALAAQKALTPKAWAFYSSAATDLITVNKNRELIRRVMLRPRILRNVSSVRIDRKILGLDSKAPFIMCPAAMATLAHPDGELGWSRAAASEGIFEIISSNASYSLPSIIAAAPPGHPFFLQLYVNSNRPKTVELLRRARSLGIKAIFVTVDAPVPGKREADERAAQDVVIKSEMSGSESSKDNKGSGLGRLMGQYIDKSLNWEDLKWIREESSVPIVLKGVQTVEDVKLAVEYGVDGVMLSNHGGRSLDGAQASILILLEVRKRFPEAFQHLEIFIDGGFERGSDILKAIVLGATAVGIARPFLYSLVYGQKGVEHLSQILKDELETSLRLAGLTSLDQATPDLVNTLDVDYLVPSGGAESCPMSRMRAKL; from the exons ATGAGCGACCTCGCAGCCATGGAGTCTGAGACTCCCAACATCCCACCCCCGAGAG TCGTCGAGCTTGCCCCCGATGTCCCAAAACTCGAAGAGATACTCTCCGCAAACGACTTTGCCCTCGCCGCCCAAAAAGCACTTACACCAAAAGCCTGGGCGTTTTACTCGTCCGCCGCCACAGATCTCATCACTGTGAACAAGAATCGCGAGCTTATTAGACGAGTCATGCTTAGGCCGAGGATCTTGAGAAATGTTTCGAGTGTTAGGATAGATCGCAAGATTCTGGGCCTTGATAGCAAGGCGCCTTTCATCATGTGTCCtgcggccatggcgacgTTGGCGCATCCTGATGGTGAGCTTGGATGGAGTAGAGCTGCCGCCAGTGAGGGTATCTTTGAGATT ATCTCTAGCAACGCCTCCTACTCCCTCCCCagcatcatcgccgccgctcCTCCCGGCCACCCTTTCTTCCTCCAACTCTACGTCAACTCCAACCGCCCCAAGACAGTCGAACTCCTCCGCCGCGCCCGCTCCCTTGGTATCAAAGCCATTTTTGTCACCGTCGACGCACCCGTACCTGGCAAGCGCGAAGCCGACGAACGCGCAGCTCAAGATGTGGTGATAAAATCTGAGATGAGCGGGAGCGAGAGTAGCAAGGATAATAAGGGTAGTGGACTGGGTAGGTTGATGGGACAGTATATTGACAAGAGCCTGAATTGGGAGGACTTGAAGTGGATTCGGGAGGAGAGCTCGGTGCCGATTGTGCTCAAGGGCGTGCAGACTGTCGAGGACGTGAAGTTGGCTGTTGAGTATGGCGTGGATGGTGTCATGCTAAGCAACCACGGAGGAAGGTCACTTGATGG CGCCCAAgcatccatcctcatccttctcgaagTCCGAAAGAGGTTCCCTGAGGCGTTCCAACATCTCGAGATATTCATCGACGGCGGTTTTGAGCGAGGCTCTGATATTCTCAAGGCAATTGTCCTAGGCGCTACAGCTGTTGGAATCGCAAGACCGTTCCTTTATTCGTTGGTGTATGGCCAAAAAGGCGTGGAGCATCTTTCGCAAA tcctcaaggatgagctcgagACGTCATTGAGGTTGGCTGGTCTGACGAGTTTGGACCAAGCAACACCAGACTTGGTCAACACGCTGGATGTGGACTACCTGGTTCCATCTGGTGGTGCTGAGTCGTGCccgatgtcgaggatgagggcgaAGCTGTAG
- a CDS encoding Epimerase domain-containing protein — MTNEKHILITGAGGFIGQELVAPLLASSPDIHVTITDLVEPPVPQAAASEVGRITSLAADLTSPDVVDKLIRPRRFEVVYLLHGLMSGGSEADLELGLKVNVDSVRSVLDALRTIWPGTKVIFSSSCAVYGPCDGHVTEAGVVPQPRSSYGAEKLIIELLLNDFSRRGLLDGRIVRLPTVVVRPGKPSAAASSFASGIVRESLQGIPNILPVPRDIAMWICSPATVIKNLIRVKEIPGEKFGESRIVNLPGITVTVQEILDAVEQVGGKEAVQLVKDEEDEALFKIVKSWPPWFDDSRARGLGLEADGTLVDAVKAFKARLG, encoded by the coding sequence ATGACGAACGAGAAGCATATCCTCATCACTGGAGCCGGAGGCTTCATCGGACAGGAGCTCGTGGCTCCGCTATTGGCTTCGTCGCCTGACATCCATGTCACCATCACGGACCTTGTCGAACCACCTGTTCCTCAGGCTGCAGCAAGCGAAGTCGGACGCATCACGAGCCTGGCAGCAGACTTGACTTCTCCAGATGTGGTTGACAAGCTCATAAGGCCTCGCCGCTTCGAGGTCGTGTACCTCCTCCACGGGCTCATGTCTGGCGGGTCAGAGgctgaccttgagcttggcttgAAAGTCAATGTCGATTCAGTCAGATCTGTTCTCGATGCGCTGAGGACAATTTGGCCAGGCACAAAGGTCATCTTCTCGAGTTCCTGTGCTGTCTACGGACCTTGCGATGGACATGTCACAGAAGCGGGGGTTGTACCTCAACCGAGATCGTCTTACGGCGCAGAGAAGCTCATCATAGAGCTACTGCTCAACGACTTTTCCCGCAGGGGACTCCTAGATGGTCGGATCGTCAGATTGCCAACTGTGGTGGTTCGACCAGGTAAACCTTCAGCGGCAGCGTCGAGCTTTGCGTCAGGTATTGTTCGCGAGTCGCTGCAGGGAATACCCAACATCCTCCCCGTGCCCCGCGACATTGCAATGTGGATCTGCAGTCCTGCGACGGTGATCAAGAACTTGATCAGAGTCAAGGAGATTCCTGGTGAAAAGTTTGGGGAGTCGAGGATTGTGAATCTCCCAGGCATCACGGTGACGGTGCAGGAGATCTTGGATGCTGTGGAGCAAGTTGGAGGGAAGGAGGCGGTGCAACTCgtcaaggatgaagaggatgaggcgCTTTTCAAGATTGTGAAGAGCTGGCCGCCGTGGTTTGATGACTCGAGGGCTAGGGGATTGGGCCTGGAGGCGGATGGGACGCTggttgatgctgtcaaggcgTTCAAGGCGAGGCTGGGATAG